One window of the Wolbachia endosymbiont of Ctenocephalides felis wCfeJ genome contains the following:
- a CDS encoding ankyrin repeat domain-containing protein, with product MYFVAYGHLDTIKCLVEQKNVDINKANRYGRTALHWAAENGQLDTVQYLVEQKGADINRTNNDGLTALHFAAKNNQLNTIKYLVEQKSVDVNQVDNYGFTALHVAALNGRLDTVKYLVEQRNIDVNQVDNHGDTALHWAASNGHLDVVKYLVEQRKVDVDQTNNNDLTALHLAALLDELDIAEFLIAHEIKLKGSEAQKPDYLIEHRKISEYWDKCLNEVKKMKEEKVAGDVTFYSILLSSSIDKLACYMRNEQFTKVLERSDYHNKFPIYGNDLDYLFKTAKQRVEALNIGEIVIKHFDGLSKGGSAHLQIAEYLSNEDLKNLRKAAIQTMNEEDISQSLGSDVHVESVAKKQGMQM from the coding sequence ATGTACTTTGTTGCATATGGCCACTTAGATACAATTAAATGCCTTGTAGAACAAAAAAATGTTGATATCAATAAAGCGAACAGATACGGCCGCACTGCTTTACATTGGGCTGCTGAAAATGGTCAGTTAGATACAGTTCAATATCTTGTAGAACAAAAAGGAGCTGATATTAATCGAACAAATAACGATGGCTTAACAGCTTTACATTTTGCCGCTAAAAATAACCAATTAAATACAATTAAATATCTAGTAGAACAAAAAAGTGTTGATGTTAATCAAGTAGATAACTATGGCTTTACTGCTTTACACGTTGCTGCTTTAAATGGCCGTTTAGATACAGTTAAATACCTAGTAGAACAAAGAAATATTGATGTTAATCAAGTAGATAACCATGGTGATACTGCTTTACATTGGGCCGCTTCAAATGGCCACTTAGATGTAGTTAAATACCTAGTAGAGCAAAGAAAGGTTGATGTTGATCAAACAAATAACAATGACTTAACAGCTTTACATTTGGCTGCTCTATTAGATGAATTAGATATAGCAGAGTTTTTAATAGCACATGAAATTAAGCTAAAGGGTTCTGAGGCACAAAAGCCAGATTATCTAATAGAACATAGAAAAATTTCGGAATATTGGGATAAATGTCTAAATGAAGTGAAAAAAATGAAAGAAGAAAAAGTTGCTGGAGATGTGACGTTTTACAGTATTTTGCTAAGCAGTAGTATTGATAAGCTAGCATGCTATATGCGGAATGAACAATTCACCAAAGTATTAGAAAGAAGTGACTATCACAATAAATTTCCTATATACGGCAATGATCTAGACTATTTATTCAAAACAGCAAAACAAAGAGTAGAAGCTTTAAATATAGGTGAAATAGTCATTAAACACTTTGATGGCTTGAGTAAGGGAGGTTCTGCTCATTTACAGATTGCTGAGTATTTAAGTAATGAGGACTTAAAAAATTTGAGAAAAGCAGCAATACAAACTATGAATGAAGAAGATATATCTCAGTCCCTAGGAAGTGATGTACATGTAGAGTCTGTAGCGAAAAAACAAGGTATGCAAATGTAG